From one Streptomyces sp. CA-210063 genomic stretch:
- a CDS encoding DUF5667 domain-containing protein — MIANVSAHRRANAFAQALEELSDRGTAAEQPEGSAPARAAEQTEQGRMLALTTGLDELPKPVLDPEVKVVHRAQLVAAMEAMLRDGTLPGREASDPSVPEQRSGKARGAHRASRLGKLRPRSRLTKGLAAGGLSVGVAASAFGGVAAASSDALPGDSLYGLKRGIEDVKLTLADDSDDRGRLYLDQASTRLSEARRLMERDRGGHLDHESLGEIRRALTGMRHDASEGHRLLHEAFERDPDSLGPIQALSAFSQSHREAWGTLRDRLPVQLGDVSQEVSSVFDAIDEEVAPHSSLLPRPPAQGGDDKQRSTDSGTPGSTDSGRPAPSAPGGSASGSQDTTGKPKPSTSDSGGEGLVGGTTGGLLDPPQDDTTSTSPSTDKSTPAEEPDVTLPPLLPGLLPGLGIDGN; from the coding sequence GTGATCGCGAACGTATCGGCGCACCGGCGGGCGAACGCCTTCGCCCAGGCCCTGGAGGAGCTGTCCGACCGGGGCACGGCGGCCGAGCAGCCCGAGGGATCGGCACCGGCCCGGGCAGCGGAACAGACCGAGCAGGGCCGCATGCTGGCCCTCACGACCGGTCTCGACGAGCTGCCCAAGCCAGTGCTCGACCCCGAGGTCAAGGTCGTCCATCGCGCCCAACTGGTGGCCGCGATGGAAGCCATGCTGCGGGACGGCACACTGCCGGGGCGCGAGGCGTCGGACCCTTCGGTGCCCGAGCAGCGATCGGGCAAGGCGCGAGGCGCGCACCGGGCAAGCCGGCTGGGGAAGTTGCGACCACGGTCCCGCCTGACGAAGGGTCTCGCCGCGGGCGGGCTCAGCGTCGGTGTGGCCGCGAGCGCCTTCGGCGGTGTGGCCGCCGCCAGCTCGGACGCCCTGCCCGGTGACTCGCTCTACGGCCTCAAGCGCGGCATCGAGGACGTGAAACTCACCCTGGCCGACGACAGCGACGACCGCGGCCGGCTCTACCTGGACCAGGCGTCCACCCGGCTCAGCGAGGCCCGTCGCCTCATGGAACGCGACCGCGGCGGACACCTCGACCACGAGTCCCTCGGCGAGATCCGCCGCGCCCTCACCGGTATGCGGCACGACGCCTCCGAGGGCCACCGCCTGCTCCACGAGGCCTTCGAGCGGGACCCGGACTCCCTGGGCCCCATCCAGGCTCTCTCAGCCTTCTCCCAGTCCCACCGAGAGGCCTGGGGCACGCTCCGCGACCGGCTGCCCGTGCAGCTCGGGGACGTGAGTCAGGAGGTCTCGTCGGTCTTCGACGCCATAGACGAAGAGGTCGCTCCGCACTCCTCGCTGCTGCCGCGGCCGCCCGCCCAGGGCGGCGACGACAAGCAGCGCTCCACGGACTCCGGCACCCCCGGCTCCACGGACTCCGGCCGCCCGGCCCCGAGCGCCCCCGGAGGCTCCGCAAGCGGCAGCCAGGACACCACCGGCAAGCCCAAGCCGTCCACCTCGGACAGCGGCGGCGAAGGCCTCGTCGGCGGCACCACCGGCGGCCTCCTCGACCCACCCCAGGACGACACCACCAGCACGTCCCCGTCCACCGACAAGTCCACCCCGGCCGAAGAGCCCGACGTCACCCTTCCCCCCCTCCTCCCGGGCCTCCTGCCCGGCCTGGGCATCGACGGCAACTAG
- a CDS encoding lysophospholipid acyltransferase family protein — MADAKVIPFDDDRTRGGAVQRPPRRRSTGSRRKGESAVVRDARESGEVQALPGRPTSTDDVPVTREKPEPPQEAAEAQDGGALERRIAGGLAFLRKRLTGDYEVDDFGYDAELTDQVLMSLLRPVYEKYFRVEVKGIENIPTDGGALIVANHSGTLPMDGLMMQVAVHDNHPTGRHLRLLAADLVFMLPVVNELARKLGHTLACAEDASQLLQQGELVGVMPEGFKGLGKPFGERYKLQRFGRGGFVSTALRAGTPIIPCSIVGAEEIYPMIGSSKTIARLLGFPYFPITPTFPWLGPLGAVPLPTKWTIQFGEPIPTDGYPPEAAEDPMLMFNLTDQVREQIQHTLYKLLVERRSVFF; from the coding sequence ATGGCGGATGCCAAGGTCATTCCGTTCGACGACGACCGGACGCGCGGGGGCGCCGTGCAGCGCCCGCCGCGCCGCCGGAGCACGGGGAGCCGGCGCAAGGGTGAGTCGGCGGTCGTACGCGACGCCCGTGAATCCGGCGAGGTCCAGGCCCTCCCCGGACGGCCGACCAGCACCGATGATGTCCCTGTGACACGGGAGAAGCCGGAGCCGCCCCAGGAGGCCGCCGAGGCACAGGACGGCGGCGCGCTGGAGCGACGGATCGCGGGCGGTCTCGCCTTCCTGCGCAAGCGGCTCACCGGTGACTACGAGGTCGACGACTTCGGCTACGACGCCGAGCTCACCGACCAGGTGCTGATGTCGCTGCTGCGGCCGGTGTACGAGAAGTACTTCCGGGTCGAGGTGAAGGGCATCGAGAACATCCCGACGGACGGCGGTGCCCTGATCGTCGCCAACCATTCCGGGACCCTGCCGATGGACGGCCTGATGATGCAGGTCGCCGTCCACGACAACCACCCCACCGGGCGCCATCTGCGGCTGCTCGCGGCGGACCTGGTCTTCATGCTGCCGGTGGTGAACGAACTGGCCCGCAAGCTGGGGCACACCCTCGCGTGCGCGGAGGACGCCTCACAGCTGCTCCAGCAGGGCGAGCTGGTCGGGGTCATGCCGGAGGGCTTCAAGGGCCTCGGCAAGCCCTTCGGGGAGCGCTACAAGCTGCAGCGCTTCGGCCGGGGCGGCTTCGTCTCCACCGCGCTGCGCGCCGGCACGCCGATCATTCCGTGCTCGATCGTCGGCGCGGAGGAGATCTACCCGATGATCGGGAGCTCGAAGACGATCGCCCGGCTCCTCGGCTTCCCGTACTTCCCGATCACACCGACGTTCCCGTGGCTCGGTCCGCTGGGCGCGGTGCCGCTGCCGACGAAGTGGACGATCCAGTTCGGCGAGCCGATCCCCACGGACGGCTATCCGCCGGAGGCCGCCGAGGATCCGATGCTGATGTTCAACCTGACGGACCAGGTGCGGGAGCAGATCCAGCACACGCTGTACAAGTTGCTGGTGGAGCGGCGGTCGGTGTTCTTCTGA
- a CDS encoding NAD-dependent epimerase/dehydratase family protein — protein sequence MGKVVLVTGVARQLGGRFVRRIQRDPQVDRVIAVDAVPPGHHLGGADFVQADIRQPAIARVLAEHNVDTVVHMDVTGTPLGSGGRATLKETNVIGTMQLLGACQKSPSIKRLVVKSSTNVYGSAPRDPAVFTETTPPKSLPSGGFAKDTVEVEGYVRGFARRRPDVAVCVLRFANILGPSADSPLASYFSLPVLPTVLGYDPRLQFVHEDDVIEVLRIASHDPVRGTLNSGTFNIAGDGVLLLSQCARRLGRPTVPLLMPAVSWFGSMVRTLGVTDFSPEQLRLLTHGRVVSTKQMRETLGYRAKYTTAETFADFARSRGPGLLPPETLAGAIDRLAALPVPALGGGHPPTQSAN from the coding sequence TTGGGGAAGGTCGTGCTCGTGACCGGGGTGGCCCGTCAGCTGGGGGGCCGGTTCGTGCGACGGATCCAGCGTGACCCGCAGGTCGACCGGGTCATCGCCGTGGACGCGGTGCCGCCGGGACATCACCTGGGCGGCGCGGACTTCGTGCAGGCCGACATCCGCCAGCCCGCCATAGCCCGTGTGCTGGCCGAGCACAACGTGGACACCGTGGTGCACATGGACGTCACGGGCACCCCGCTGGGCAGTGGGGGCCGGGCCACGCTGAAGGAGACCAACGTCATCGGCACCATGCAGCTGCTCGGTGCCTGCCAGAAGTCCCCGTCGATCAAGCGGCTGGTCGTGAAGTCCAGTACGAACGTGTACGGGTCCGCGCCGCGCGACCCGGCCGTGTTCACCGAGACCACGCCGCCCAAGTCGCTGCCCAGCGGCGGCTTCGCCAAGGACACCGTCGAGGTCGAGGGGTACGTCCGCGGATTCGCCCGGCGGCGGCCCGATGTGGCCGTGTGCGTGCTGCGGTTCGCGAACATCCTCGGGCCGAGCGCCGATTCGCCGCTCGCCTCGTACTTCTCGCTGCCGGTGCTGCCGACCGTGCTGGGCTACGACCCGCGGCTGCAGTTCGTGCACGAGGACGATGTCATCGAGGTGCTGCGGATCGCCTCGCACGACCCCGTGCGCGGCACGCTCAACAGCGGCACGTTCAACATCGCCGGTGACGGCGTCCTGCTGCTCTCGCAGTGCGCGCGGCGCCTGGGCCGGCCGACCGTGCCGCTGCTGATGCCGGCCGTCAGCTGGTTCGGCTCGATGGTCCGTACCCTGGGAGTGACGGACTTCTCGCCGGAGCAGCTGCGGCTGCTGACCCACGGACGGGTCGTGTCCACGAAGCAGATGCGCGAGACGCTGGGCTACCGGGCCAAGTACACGACCGCGGAGACCTTCGCGGACTTCGCGCGCAGCCGGGGGCCGGGGCTCCTGCCCCCGGAGACCCTCGCTGGGGCCATCGACCGCCTCGCCGCACTGCCCGTGCCCGCACTGGGCGGTGGCCACCCCCCGACGCAGAGCGCCAACTGA
- a CDS encoding 30S ribosomal protein bS22, with protein sequence MGSVIKKRRKRMAKKKHRKLLKRTRVQRRNKK encoded by the coding sequence GTGGGCTCTGTTATCAAGAAGCGGCGCAAGCGGATGGCTAAGAAGAAGCACCGCAAGCTGCTCAAGCGCACCCGCGTTCAGCGTCGCAACAAGAAGTAA
- a CDS encoding helix-turn-helix domain-containing protein, with protein MAAAGERPLNEVAFLTVAEVASVMRVSKMTVYRLVHSGHLPAIRVGRSFRVPEQAVHEYLRESYVGVETA; from the coding sequence ATGGCTGCAGCTGGCGAGAGGCCTCTGAACGAGGTCGCGTTCCTGACCGTGGCGGAAGTCGCCTCGGTGATGCGAGTGTCGAAGATGACCGTGTACCGATTGGTGCACAGCGGTCATCTGCCGGCGATTCGGGTGGGCAGGTCCTTCCGGGTGCCGGAGCAAGCGGTTCACGAGTACCTCCGCGAGAGCTATGTGGGGGTGGAGACGGCCTGA
- a CDS encoding phosphatase, translating into MLSVGALREYLVAVGLAGRVATSREVSLRSYRLFAARDPRVLIGIDPELPWGQRDVLGLMAEKCGVSADPGCTSGQDVIDPERTMRALDRFAERVGAVAQRGGAVLFGTGHPHRLIGFYGALADAMSAAGCEVLTPAVGRRVDITTRFGLRTYNLDYARGVALVREATALRPSCATGVHTHSPLPVRTVLAAAAERGGPLPELVVGDHGWVCGAGQLGFEAIGLADTDDPAPFVGEAEGRVSVVVPLDDGVRSDYYRPLTRYVLNRACLSQ; encoded by the coding sequence GTGTTGAGTGTTGGGGCTCTGCGGGAGTACCTGGTGGCTGTTGGGCTTGCTGGGCGGGTTGCCACCTCTCGGGAGGTGAGTCTGCGGAGTTATCGGTTGTTCGCTGCTCGGGATCCTCGGGTTTTGATCGGAATTGATCCGGAATTGCCCTGGGGGCAGCGGGATGTGCTCGGATTGATGGCGGAGAAGTGTGGGGTTTCGGCCGATCCTGGATGTACGTCCGGGCAGGATGTGATTGATCCCGAGCGGACGATGAGGGCGCTGGACCGGTTCGCCGAGCGGGTCGGGGCGGTAGCTCAACGTGGCGGAGCGGTGCTCTTCGGAACAGGGCATCCGCATCGGCTGATCGGCTTCTACGGCGCGTTGGCGGACGCGATGTCGGCGGCGGGGTGTGAGGTTCTCACCCCTGCGGTGGGTAGACGTGTCGACATAACGACCCGGTTCGGTCTACGCACGTACAACCTTGACTACGCACGCGGAGTCGCCCTCGTACGCGAGGCGACCGCGTTGCGCCCCAGTTGTGCGACCGGCGTGCACACGCATTCTCCGCTGCCGGTTCGGACGGTTCTGGCGGCCGCCGCGGAGCGCGGCGGACCGCTCCCGGAACTGGTGGTGGGGGACCACGGGTGGGTCTGCGGAGCAGGTCAGCTGGGGTTCGAGGCGATCGGGCTGGCCGATACGGACGATCCGGCGCCCTTCGTGGGGGAGGCGGAGGGGCGGGTGTCCGTCGTCGTTCCACTTGATGACGGTGTGCGGTCTGATTACTACCGACCGCTGACCCGCTACGTACTCAATCGGGCGTGTCTGTCACAGTAG
- a CDS encoding acetoin utilization protein AcuC, producing the protein MSGRAQLMWDEAVTGYDFGPDHPMDPVRLALTRSLVSAFGLDREMDVVSAKPAGESTLRLVHREDYVAAVKAASADPAGADGSYGLGTVDDPAFAGMHEVSALIAGQSVGAAEAVWRGDALHAVNFAGGLHHAMPGGASGFCIYNDASIAIARLLELGAERVAYVDVDVHHGDGVQAAFWEDPRVLTISLHEHPRTLFPQTGWPEETGASSSAEGSAVNVALPAGTGDAGWLRAFHAVVPEVLAEFRPQVLVTQHGADTHFEDPLAHLAVSLDAQRAVQVALHELAHEHADGRWVALGGGGYAVVDVVPRSWTHLVGIAAGREIAPESVIPEEWRQRVFARTRQLAPVRMTDGRWPVGWADWESGYDPADRLDQAVLAARKAVFPLRGLLP; encoded by the coding sequence ATGAGCGGCCGCGCACAGCTGATGTGGGACGAGGCAGTAACGGGCTATGACTTCGGTCCGGACCATCCGATGGATCCGGTCCGGCTTGCGTTGACCCGGAGCCTGGTGAGTGCCTTTGGGCTCGACCGGGAGATGGACGTCGTCTCGGCGAAGCCCGCCGGGGAGTCGACGCTGCGGCTCGTGCATCGCGAGGACTATGTGGCGGCGGTCAAGGCGGCGTCCGCGGATCCCGCGGGTGCGGACGGCTCGTACGGGCTGGGGACCGTGGATGATCCGGCCTTCGCCGGGATGCATGAGGTGTCCGCTCTGATCGCCGGGCAGTCGGTGGGGGCGGCTGAGGCCGTGTGGCGGGGGGACGCGCTGCACGCGGTGAACTTCGCGGGCGGGCTGCATCATGCGATGCCCGGGGGTGCGTCGGGGTTCTGTATCTACAACGACGCGTCGATCGCGATTGCTCGGTTGCTTGAGCTGGGGGCCGAGCGGGTCGCCTATGTGGATGTCGATGTGCATCACGGGGACGGGGTGCAGGCCGCCTTCTGGGAGGATCCGCGGGTTCTGACGATCTCGCTGCATGAGCATCCTCGGACGTTGTTTCCGCAGACCGGGTGGCCCGAGGAGACGGGGGCCTCGTCGAGTGCGGAGGGGTCGGCCGTGAATGTGGCGTTGCCGGCGGGGACCGGGGACGCGGGGTGGTTGCGGGCGTTTCACGCGGTGGTGCCCGAGGTGCTTGCCGAGTTCCGGCCGCAGGTGCTGGTGACCCAGCATGGGGCCGATACGCACTTCGAGGATCCGTTGGCCCATCTGGCGGTGTCGTTGGATGCGCAGCGGGCGGTGCAGGTGGCTCTGCATGAGCTGGCGCACGAGCACGCGGATGGGCGGTGGGTCGCGCTCGGTGGGGGCGGGTACGCGGTGGTGGATGTGGTGCCGCGGTCGTGGACGCATCTGGTGGGGATCGCGGCGGGGCGGGAGATCGCGCCGGAGAGTGTGATTCCTGAGGAGTGGCGGCAGCGGGTGTTCGCTCGTACGCGGCAGTTGGCGCCGGTGCGGATGACTGATGGGCGGTGGCCTGTGGGCTGGGCCGACTGGGAGTCCGGGTACGACCCTGCGGATCGGTTGGATCAGGCGGTGTTGGCTGCGCGGAAGGCGGTGTTTCCGTTGCGGGGGTTGTTGCCGTAG